AGCTGATCGCCGGCGGGTCCGGGATCGTGCCGCTGATGGCGATGGCCCGCACCCGCGTCCAGGTCGGCAGCGCGGTTCCGTTCCGGCTGCTGTACTCGGTGCGGAGCCCGGAGGAGGCGATCTACCGGGACGAGTTGCCCGGGCTCGGGTTCGAGGTGACCTACGCCTACACCCGGCGGACGCCACCGGAATGGCCCACGCCGGCCGGGCGGGTCGACGCGGGGTTACTCGCCGCGACCGCCTGGTCCCCGGACGACAAGCCGCGGATGTACGTGTGCGGCCCGACGCCGTTCGTCGAGGTCGTCGCGAACCTGCTGGTAAACGCCGGTCACGACCCGGCCGCGATCCGCACCGAGCGGTTCGGACCCGCGGGTAAGTAGTCACGGATGGTAGCGTCCCGGGCCGATGAGTTCGACCCAGGAACTGGCCA
The sequence above is drawn from the Cryptosporangium aurantiacum genome and encodes:
- a CDS encoding ferredoxin reductase, which codes for MVRRLTWQVGTVAAVREETATAKTLVLDVPEWTGHLAGQHLDIRLTAPDGYSTERSYSIASATAAGRVEITVQRVEDGEVSPYLTDVLQVGDPLELRGPVGGYFVWRPADEQPVQLIAGGSGIVPLMAMARTRVQVGSAVPFRLLYSVRSPEEAIYRDELPGLGFEVTYAYTRRTPPEWPTPAGRVDAGLLAATAWSPDDKPRMYVCGPTPFVEVVANLLVNAGHDPAAIRTERFGPAGK